The Amycolatopsis solani genome segment GTGGACTCCGTGCAGGGAGGTTTCGCGAGACATTGTCGCCTTCCGTAGGGGGTCGTGAGTGCTTAGTAGGGTTCTAACCCGACTAAGCACTCACGAGCCGTACTCGCTCAGGGGCGGGCAGGAGCAGACCAGGTTGCGGTCGCCGCGGGCGCCGTCGATGCGGCGGACCGGCGGCCAGTACTTGTTCTTGCGCGACACCCCGGCCGGGTAGACGGCCAGCTCGCGGTCGTAGGCCTTGTCCCACTCGCCGACCAGCGTCTCGGCGGTGTGCGGCGCGCCCCGCAGCGGCGACTCCTCCGCACTCCACTTGCCGGAAGCGACCTCGTCGATCTCGGCGCGGATGGCGATCATGGCGGCGATGAACCGGTCGATCTCGCCCAGGTCTTCGGACTCGGTCGGCTCGACCATCAGCGTGCCGGCGACCGGGAACGACATGGTCGGCGCGTGGAAGCCGTAGTCGATGAGCCGCTTCGCGACGTCGTCGACCGTCACGCCGGTCTCCTTCGTGATCTGCCGCAGGTCGAGGATGCATTCGTGGGCGACCAGGCCGTCCTGGCCGGTGTAGAGCACCGGGTAGTGCGGGGCGAGCCGCGAGGCGACGTAGTTCGCGGCCAGCACGGCGACCTTCGTCGCCGCGGTCAGGCCGGGCGCGCCCATCATCCGGACGTACGCCCACGAGATCGGCAGGATCGACGCCGAGCCGTAGGGCGCGCCGCTGATCGGGCCGACACCGGTCTCGGGGCCGGCCGCCTCCAGCAGCGGGTGGTTCGGCAGGAACGGCGCGAGGTGCGCGCGCACCGCGACCGGGCCGACGCCGGGACCGCCACCGCCGTGCGGGATGCAGAAGGTCTTGTGCAGGTTCAGGTGCGAGACGTCGCCGCCGAACTCGCCCGGCTTGGCCAGGCCGAGCAGGGCGTTGAGGTTCGCGCCGTCGACGTACACCTGGCCGCCGCCGTCGTGGACGATCTTGGCCAGCTCGTCGATGTCGTGCTCGTACACGCCGTGCGTGGACGGGTAGGTGACCATGATCGCGGCCAGGGTGTCCTTGTGCGTGTCCACCTTGGACCGCAGGTCGGCCAGGTCGACGTTGCCCTCGTCGGTGCACTTCACGACGACCACGCGCATCCCGGCGAGCACCGCGGACGCCGCGTTGGTGCCGTGCGCGGACGACGGGATCAGGCAGACGTCACGAGCGTCGTCGCCGTTCGCGCGGTGGTACGCGCGGATCGCGAGGAGCCCGGCCAGCTCGCCCTGGCTGCCCGCGTTCGGCTGGAGCGACACCTTGTCGTAGCCGGTCACCTCGGCCAGCCAGTCCGCGAGCTGTCCCACGAGCGTGTGGTAGCCCTCGGCGTCCTCGGCCGGGGCGAACGGGTGGATGCCGGCGAACTCGCGCCAGCTGATCGGCTCCATCTCGGTGGTGGCGTTGAGCTTCATCGTGCACGAGCCGAGCGGGATCATGCCGCGGTCGAGCGCGTAGTCCAGGTCGGACAGCTTGCGCAGGTAGCGCAACATCGCCGTCTCGGAGCGGTGGGTGCCGAAGACCTCGTGGCCCATGAAGCCGGTCTCGCGGGCGAGGCCGTTCGGGAGCGCGACGCCGTCGTTGACGTCCTCTTCGACGCCGAAAGCGCGAAGGACCTTCGCCGTGATCGCCGGGGTGCTGACCTCGTCGAAGGCGACGCGGACGTGGTCGGCGTCGACGTGCCCGAGGTTGATCCCGGCCTCGCGCGCGGCGGCGTGGACCTCGGCGGCCTGGCCCGGGACGTGCGCGACGACGGTGTCGAAGAACGACTCGTGCACGACCTCGACGCCGGTCTTGCGGAGAGCGTCGGCAAAGCCCGCGGCCAGGCCGTGGACGCGCTGGGCGATCTTCTTCAGGCCGTCCGGGCCGTGGTAGACCGCGTACATCGCGGCCAGCACGGCCGGGAGGACCTGCGCGGTGCAGATGTTGGACGTCGCCTTCTCGCGGCGGATGTGCTGCTCACGGGTCTGCAGCGCCAGCCGGTAAGCCGGGTTGCCGTCGGCGTCGACCGACACGCCGACCAGGCGACCCGGCAGCGAGCGCTCGAGGCCGGCGCGGACGGACATGTACCCGGCGTGCGGGCCGCCGTAGCCGAGCGGGACGCCGAAGCGCTGGGTCGAGCCCGCGGCGACGTCGGCGCCGAACTCGCCCGGCGCGGTGACGAGGGTGAGCGCGAGGAGGTCGGCGGCGACGGTGAACAGCGCGCCCGCGGCCTTCGCCGACTCGGAAATCGCGTGGTAGAAGCCGCGGCCGCGCAGCACGCCGGACGCGCCCGGGTACTGGGCGACGACGCCGAAGAACTCGTCCGGCAGGCCGGTGAGCAGGTCGCGGACCTCGACCTCGATGCCCAGCGCCTCGACGCGCGTGCGCACGACGGCGATGGTCTGCGGCAGGCATTCGGCGTCGAGCACGACCTTGTTGGACTTCGACTTCGACGCGCGGCGCATCAGCGTGACGGCCTCGGCGACGGCGGTCGACTCGTCCAGCAGCGACGCGTTCGCGGTGGCCAGGCCGGTGAGGTCGGCGACCATCGTCTGGAAGTTGAGGAGCGCTTCGAGCCGGCCCTGGGAGATTTCCGGCTGGTAGGGCGTGTACGCGGTGTACCAGGCCGGGTTCTCGAGGACGTTGCGGCGGATCACGCCGGGGGTGACGGTGTCGGAGTAGCCGAGGCCGATCATCTGCGTCATCGGCCGGTTGCGCGCGGCGAGGGCGCGCAGCTCCGCGGTGGCGTCCTCTTCGGACGCGGCGGGCGGCAGGGTGAGTTCCTTCGTCGCGCGGATCGCGGTCGGGACGGCGGCGCCGACGAGGGCGTCCAGGCTGCTGTAGCCGCACTCGGCCAACATCTTCGCGCGTTCGGCCTCGGACGGGCCGATGTGACGGGATTCGAACTGCGTAGAGGTGATCGGGAGCTCCTCGGGCCGGGCACACAACGGTGCGCTGGGAACTCCCCCTCTGTCATGGCACCTGAGAGTTTCACCGTGTGCGACACGGCTTTCACCTTGGGTGAGGCGCGGGCGCGCCTGCTTTCCAGAGTGGCCTCGCGCGAAGCGGTAGCTGGTACCTGAGAGATTCCGGGGAGTTTGCTCCTTCGGTGCCCCACCACGTTCGTGAGGGCTCTCCCGCCTCGGCTCGACGGCCCGATCTGCAGTTGTGGCGGTTACGGTACCTGCCGGGTTCGAGATCCGTCTACTTCACCCGGCCAACGCCACAGTGATCCTCGACCGGCCCTCGACGGACCACGCTCCCGGCCAGCGTGGGCGGGCGCCGCACCCGGCCCGAAGGCAGGACCAGCCGCTTGAGCGGCCCGCCCAGCGGCACGGGTGGGTGGCCGGCACCGAGGAGCACCTGCTCGACGATCTGCTCGGCGTGCCACGCCACGGCGTCGTTGAGCCGGTCCAGGGACGGGCGGTCGCCGTCGAAGACGTCCTCGTCGGCCAGCGTCACCTCGTAGTACGCGCAACCGGGCGGGACCGCGATCGACTCCTCGATCGCGCGGGCGCCGTCGAGGGGATCGTCGAAGCCCGCTTCGAGGAGCGCCGAACGGTAGATGCGGGCCGCCCGCTCCCGCATGCGCGGCCCGTAGCGGACCACGACCGGGAGGCGTCCGGTCAGGTCGGGCACCGCGAGGCCGTGCAGCAGCATGATCGGCGGCACCGACTGCACCAGCCGCGGCGCGGGCTCGGCCAGCTCACGGGCGGTGATCCGGACGCGGTCGGCCATCGCGTCCGGGAGGCCGAAGTAGCGGAAGTCGACGTTGCCGAACCCGAGCCCGTCGGCGACCAGCGACGCCAGCAGCTCGCCGTACCCCCAGATCGGCGACAGCACCACGACCGGCGGCGCGGCCGCGACCGGCGACGGCACGGGCGGCCGCGTCGCCTCCTGCTCGGGCACCTGGATGACCAGCCGCGGCGGCTCGTGCCAGTCGTGCACCTCCGCGACCCGCCAGTACAGCCCGAGCGGCCGCCACAACTCACCGAGGATGTCGTGCTCGAGGATCCGCCGCGCTTCTGCTTCGGAAAACGGGAAGTCCCGCGGCGGCACGACCCCGACGTAGTGGTGGTAGGTGACGCGGACCTCGTCCCCGCGGGTCGCGGAGCGGATCCGCATCTCCCAGTCGATCGGCGACGCCGCGATCAGGTTGGCCACCTGCGTGCCGGGCGAGGAGTAGACGAGCGCCGTGGCCTGCCGCAGGAACTGCCCGGCCTGGTCGATCCCCTCCCGCAGCGCCTTCGCGGCCTGAGCGACGTGCACCGGACTGGCGAGGCTGTCGGGCAGCACCCCGGCGACGCGCAGCAGCTCGGCCTCCCCGACGCCGGTGACCTCGGCGAGCTGCGCCCAGTGGTCGA includes the following:
- the gcvP gene encoding aminomethyl-transferring glycine dehydrogenase translates to MTSTQFESRHIGPSEAERAKMLAECGYSSLDALVGAAVPTAIRATKELTLPPAASEEDATAELRALAARNRPMTQMIGLGYSDTVTPGVIRRNVLENPAWYTAYTPYQPEISQGRLEALLNFQTMVADLTGLATANASLLDESTAVAEAVTLMRRASKSKSNKVVLDAECLPQTIAVVRTRVEALGIEVEVRDLLTGLPDEFFGVVAQYPGASGVLRGRGFYHAISESAKAAGALFTVAADLLALTLVTAPGEFGADVAAGSTQRFGVPLGYGGPHAGYMSVRAGLERSLPGRLVGVSVDADGNPAYRLALQTREQHIRREKATSNICTAQVLPAVLAAMYAVYHGPDGLKKIAQRVHGLAAGFADALRKTGVEVVHESFFDTVVAHVPGQAAEVHAAAREAGINLGHVDADHVRVAFDEVSTPAITAKVLRAFGVEEDVNDGVALPNGLARETGFMGHEVFGTHRSETAMLRYLRKLSDLDYALDRGMIPLGSCTMKLNATTEMEPISWREFAGIHPFAPAEDAEGYHTLVGQLADWLAEVTGYDKVSLQPNAGSQGELAGLLAIRAYHRANGDDARDVCLIPSSAHGTNAASAVLAGMRVVVVKCTDEGNVDLADLRSKVDTHKDTLAAIMVTYPSTHGVYEHDIDELAKIVHDGGGQVYVDGANLNALLGLAKPGEFGGDVSHLNLHKTFCIPHGGGGPGVGPVAVRAHLAPFLPNHPLLEAAGPETGVGPISGAPYGSASILPISWAYVRMMGAPGLTAATKVAVLAANYVASRLAPHYPVLYTGQDGLVAHECILDLRQITKETGVTVDDVAKRLIDYGFHAPTMSFPVAGTLMVEPTESEDLGEIDRFIAAMIAIRAEIDEVASGKWSAEESPLRGAPHTAETLVGEWDKAYDRELAVYPAGVSRKNKYWPPVRRIDGARGDRNLVCSCPPLSEYGS
- a CDS encoding helix-turn-helix domain-containing protein: MTHWRADEWAEAVRAGIRSRGLSLDEAARRIGVPTSTLRSWIEHRHAPKVTVFDHWAQLAEVTGVGEAELLRVAGVLPDSLASPVHVAQAAKALREGIDQAGQFLRQATALVYSSPGTQVANLIAASPIDWEMRIRSATRGDEVRVTYHHYVGVVPPRDFPFSEAEARRILEHDILGELWRPLGLYWRVAEVHDWHEPPRLVIQVPEQEATRPPVPSPVAAAPPVVVLSPIWGYGELLASLVADGLGFGNVDFRYFGLPDAMADRVRITARELAEPAPRLVQSVPPIMLLHGLAVPDLTGRLPVVVRYGPRMRERAARIYRSALLEAGFDDPLDGARAIEESIAVPPGCAYYEVTLADEDVFDGDRPSLDRLNDAVAWHAEQIVEQVLLGAGHPPVPLGGPLKRLVLPSGRVRRPPTLAGSVVRRGPVEDHCGVGRVK